From a single Brassica napus cultivar Da-Ae chromosome C9, Da-Ae, whole genome shotgun sequence genomic region:
- the LOC106433281 gene encoding ras-related protein RABA2d, with protein MAHRVEQDYDYLFKIVLIGDSGVGKSNILSRFTRNEFCLESKSTIGVEFATRTLQVEGKTVKAQIWDTAGQERYRAITSAYYRGAVGALLVYDITKRQTFDNALRWLRELRDHADSNIVIMMAGNKSDLNHLRSVSEEDGRNLAEAEGLSFLETSALEATNVEKAFQTVLTEIYHIISKKALAAQEAAAANSAIPGQGTTINVDDTSGAAKSGCCSS; from the exons atGGCGCATAGAGTAGAACAGGATTACGATTATCTGTTCAAGATCGTGTTGATCGGTGATTCAGGTGTCGGGAAATCAAACATATTGTCTAGATTCACAAGGAATGAGTTCTGCTTGGAGTCTAAGTCCACCATTGGTGTTGAATTCGCCACAAGAACTCTTCAG GTTGAAGGAAAGACTGTAAAGGCTCAGATATGGGACACAGCAGGGCAAGAGCGGTACAGAGCCATCACAAGCGCTTACTACAGAGGCGCAGTAGGTGCACTTCTTGTCTACGACATCACCAAAAGACAGACCTTTGACAATGCCCTAAGGTGGCTACGCGAACTAAGAGACCATGCGGATTCCAACATTGTGATCATGATGGCTGGGAACAAATCCGATCTAAACCACTTGAGATCGgtttctgaagaagatggtcggAATCTAGCTGAGGCAGAGGGTCTCTCTTTCTTGGAGACGTCTGCTCTTGAAGCCACAAATGTCGAGAAAGCATTTCAAACCGTGTTGACAGAGATTTATCACATCATCAGCAAAAAAGCTTTGGCGGCTCAAGAAGCAGCGGCTGCTAATTCCGCGATTCCAGGGCAAGGTACAACGATTAACGTTGATGACACATCTGGAGCTGCCAAAAGTGGTTGCTGCTCTTCTTAA
- the LOC106433293 gene encoding elongin-C, protein MRETVKLISMEGFEFVIDREAAMVSQTIRSMLTSPGGFSESKDGVVTFPDISTTILEKICQYFYWSLQYSRGKETEFHIEPELTLELMMAANYLHT, encoded by the exons atgagAGAGACGGTGAAGTTGATAAGCATGGAGGGTTTCGAGTTCGTGATCGACAGGGAAGCCGCCATGGTTTCACAGACTATCAGAAGCATGCTCACTTCTCCAG GTGGGTTTTCGGAATCCAAAGATGGCGTAGTGACTTTCCCTGATATCAGCACTACAATTCTAGAGAAGATCTGCCAGTACTTCTATTGGTCTCTTCAATACTCCAG AGGCAAAGAGACTGAGTTCCACATCGAGCCTGAACTGACCTTGGAGCTGATGATGGCTGCTAATTATCTTCACACTTGA
- the LOC106433296 gene encoding subtilisin-like protease SBT4.13 codes for MGKLRAPSSCLLSCLLVLFLSSVSAVTDDPQDRQVYIVYMGSLPSRADYTPMSDHMSILQEVTGESSNEGRLVRSYKRSFNGFAARLTASELERVSEMEGVVSVFPNKMLQLHTTQSWDFMGLKQGKGTKRNPTVESDTIIGVIDTGITPESESFSDKGFGPPPAKWKGVCSGGENFTCNNKLIGARDYTSEGARDTEGHGTHTASTAAGNAVADTSFFGIGNGTARGGVPASRIAAYKVCTPTGCSSESLLSAFDDAIADGVDLLTISIGGKKASMFESDPVAIGAFHAMAKGILTVTAAGNSGPQDSTTSAVAPWMLTVAASTTDRSFVTKVVLGNNKTLVGKSVNAFDMKGKKYSLVYGKSAASSACSAETAELCKPECLKQSLVKGKILVCSSPGGLKVVKSVGAIAIIYKSPKPDVAFVHPLPASGLPEKEFESLVSYIESENSPQAAILKTEAIFNRTSPLIGSFSSRGPNTIAVDILKPDITAPGVEILAAYSPDGEPSEYDTRHVKYAVLSGTSMACPHVAGVASYVKTFYPKWSPSMIQSAIMTTAWPVNATGTGIASTEFAYGAGHVDPIASLNPGLVYELNKADHIAFLCGMNYTSNILKIISGETVTCPEEKEYQTRNLNYPSMSAKLSGSNNSFTVTFNRTVTNVGAPKSTYNSKVVPGHGSKLSVNVTPSVLSFKTVNEKQSFMVTVTGKDLDSELPSSANLIWSDGKHNVRSPIVVYTDAN; via the exons ATGGGAAAATTACGAGCACCTTCCTCTTGCCTCCTCTCATGTCTCCTTGTCCTATTCTTGAGTTCAGTTTCAGCAGTCACAGATGATCCTCAAGATAGAcag GTGTATATCGTCTACATGGGTTCACTTCCCTCTCGAGCAGACTACACACCAATGTCCGATCACATGAGTATTCTTCAAGAGGTCACAGGAGAAAG TTCGAACGAAGGTCGTTTGGTGAGAAGTTACAAGAGGAGTTTTAACGGGTTCGCTGCCCGACTCACTGCGTCGGAGCTCGAACGAGTATCAG AAATGGAGGGAGTTGTGTCTGTATTCCCGAACAAAATGTTACAACTCCATACAACTCAGTCGTGGGACTTCATGGGTTTAAAGCAAGGTAAGGGGACGAAGAGGAACCCAACCGTGGAAAGTGATACCATTATTGGAGTTATCGACACTGGGATCACACCGGAATCTGAGAGCTTTTCCGACAAAGGCTTTGGTCCTCCTCCTGCGAAATGGAAAGGTGTTTGTTCTGGCGGTGAAAACTTCACATGCAACAA taagttgattggggcAAGAGACTACACAAGCGAAGGTGCTAGGGACACTGAAGGCCATGGTACACACACAGCGTCTACTGCGGCTGGAAACGCAGTCGCGGACACAAGCTTCTTTGGGATCGGCAATGGAACAGCGAGAGGAGGCGTTCCGGCTTCTAGAATCGCCGCTTACAAAGTATGTACCCCGACGGGATGTAGCTCAGAATCTCTCTTGTCTGCATTCGATGACGCGATTGCTGACGGTGTGGACCTCCTCACCATCTCTATCGGGGGTAAAAAGGCGTCCATGTTCGAAAGTGACCCGGTCGCCATAGGGGCTTTCCACGCTATGGCCAAAGGAATTCTCACTGTTACCGCGGCTGGTAACAGCGGTCCTCAAGATAGTACAACCTCGGCTGTAGCGCCGTGGATGTTAACTGTTGCAGCTAGTACCACAGACCGTTCGTTTGTCACCAAAGTTGTTCTAGGAAACAACAAGACACTTGTC GGGAAGTCAGTGAATGCTTTTGATATGAAAGGAAAGAAGTATTCATTGGTGTACGGAAAATCTGCTGCTTCCTCTGCTTGCAGTGCGGAAACCGCAGA gcTATGTAAGCCAGAGTGTCTAAAACAATCACTTGTGAAAGGAAAGATCTTAGTGTGTAGTAGTCCTGGTGGTTTGAAAGTAGTTAAATCAGTTGGAGCTATTGCAATCATTTACAAAAGCCCTAAGCCAGACGTCGCCTTTGTTCACCCTTTACCTGCTTCTGGTTTGCCAGAAAAAGAATTTGAATCTTTAGTCTCTTACATTGAGTCTGAAAA TTCTCCACAAGCGGCTATTCTAAAAACAGAAGCAATCTTCAATCGTACATCTCCTCTAATTGGTTCCTTCTCTTCTCGTGGTCCAAACACCATCGCTGTGGATATTCTCAAG CCGGATATAACAGCACCGGGAGTTGAGATTCTTGCAGCATATTCACCGGATGGTGAACCATCTGAATATGACACTAGACATGTGAAGTACGCTGTTCTCTCAGGAACTTCTATGGCTTGTCCGCATGTTGCAGGTGTGGCTTCCTATGTCAAAACGTTTTACCCTAAATGGTCTCCCTCCATGATTCAGTCTGCTATCATGACAACCg CATGGCCGGTAAATGCTACTGGAACTGGTATCGCATCGACTGAGTTTGCTTATGGAGCTGGACATGTCGACCCAATAGCCTCTCTAAATCCTGGACTTGTCTACGAACTGAACAAAGCAGATCACATCGCCTTTCTATGCGGCATGAACTACACTTCAAATATCCTTAAAATCATCTCTGGTGAAACTGTCACTTGCCCCgaagaaaaagaatatcaaACAAGAAACCTCAACTATCCTTCAATGTCGGCTAAGTTGTCAGGATCTAATAACTCCTTCACCGTCACTTTCAACAGAACCGTCACTAATGTTGGTGCACCGAAGTCTACATACAATTCAAAAGTAGTCCCTGGTCATGGATCTAAGCTCAGCGTCAACGTCACTCCTAGTGTTCTGTCTTTTAAAACGGTCAACGAGAAGCAATCGTTCATGGTAACTGTAACAGGCAAGGATCTTGACTCAGAACTGCCTTCCTCTGCGAATCTAATCTGGTCTGATGGGAAACATAACGTTAGAAGTCCTATTGTTGTTTATACTGATGCTAACTAA
- the LOC111210236 gene encoding uncharacterized protein LOC111210236, whose product MSSKEDQLVEANGGNPVDHVDVMREAYTNKKTDEIQDPLIRDVIELVQTKKPELLASQPMNSDDDSTAASSNLCRLQINEMVEQTVPKKKGRLVGLARRASSCPSSSQTPYTDPMIMEQLQNKDERIEALETQNATILAELADQKKTNH is encoded by the exons ATGTCTTCTAAGGAGGATCAGCTt GTTGAAGCAAATggcggtaatcccgttgatcatGTTGATGTCATGAGGGAAGCATATACTAACAAGAAGACAGACGAAATTCAGGATCCCCTCATCAGAGATGTCATAGAGTTGGTGCAAACCAAAAAACCAGAACTCCTAGCTTCTCAGCCGATGAACTCTGATGACGATTCTACGGCAGCTTCCAGCAACCTTTGCCGACTTCAAATCAACGAAATGGTGGAACAG acggttccaaagaagaaaggacgtttggtcggtttggctcGTCGTGCGTCTTCgtgtccttcttcttcacaaactccATACACAGATCCCATGATCATGGAGCAGCTGCAGAACAAGGATGAGCGGATTGAAGCGTTGGAGACGCAGAACGCTACAATTCTTGCGGAATTGGCGGATCAGAAGAAGACCAATCATTGA